Part of the Bacteroides acidifaciens genome, GGGGCAAACGGTAAGTTCCAGGAGAAATTGAATGTACCGGCAGGCGATTATGTAATCAGCATTTCTTCGATAGGTAAAGCGCCTGTTGTGAAAGACTTCACTTTGAAATCTTCTACGAAAATAACCGACCTTGGGACGTTGTATTCTTCGGAAGCCAATAATGAGTTGAAGGGAGTGGAAGTTGTCGCCCAGAAGCCTTTGGTGAAGGTAGATGTGGACAAGATAGAATATAACATTGAAGACGACCCCGACTCCAAGTCGAACAGTATCCTGGAGATGCTGCGCAAAGTTCCTTTGGTGACGGTGGACGGGGAAGATAATGTGCAGGTGAACGGGAGCAGCAGTTTCAAGATACATGTGAACGGGAAGCCGAACAACATGATGAGCAATAATCCGAAAGAAGTGCTGAAGAGTATGCCGGCAAATACCATTAAATATATTGAGGTGATTACTTCGCCGGGTGCGAAGTACGATGCGGAAGGCGTAGGCGGTATTCTGAATATCGTCACCGTGGGCAGCGGATTTGAGGGATATACGGCTACATTCCGGGGAAATGTCACTAACAACGGAGCCGGAGCCGGTACTTATGCGATGGTGAAACAGGGGAAGATGACTATTTCCGTCAATTATAACTACAATTATAATAATCATCCGCGCAGCTATTCGGACAGTTACCGTGAGAATTACGAGCCGGGGGCGAGGGACGAGAAGTTTCTCGAATCTCAAAGCAGTTCCAAATCGAAAGGAAATTTCCAGTATGGCAACCTGGAAGCGAGTTATGAGATTGATACGTTGAGACTGCTGACGGCGGCTTTCGGAATGTATGGCAGCAGTAATAAGAGCGACAACAACGGAAATACGGTAATGTATAGGACGAACCATGAGGACGTGGCTTATCGTTACCGGACGGATAGCCGTAATAAAAACTCGTGGTATTCCATAAATGGAAATATAGACTATCAGCGTACTTCGCGGAAGAATAAGCAGCGGATGCTGACCTTATCTTATAAGATAAATACGCAACCTCAAACTGATAATTCCAAGAATGTTTATCTGGACATATTCCCCGACGAGCAGAAAGAGGAACTGGCGGAACGGCTGCGGTTGGAAAATTACCATTCGGATGGAAAGACAAATACGATGGAGCAGACTTTCCAGGTGGATTATACGACTCCGATAGGGAAATTGCATACCATTGAGACGGGAGCGAAATACATTTTCCGTCGCAATAGCAGTGATAACGCGCTTTATGAGGCGGCAGGCGGAAGCGATAATTATGCGTATAATGAAGACCGCAGCAGTGAGTACCGCCATCTCAACCATATCCTGTCGGCTTATGTGGGATATACCCTAAAGTATAAGGACTTTTCGTTCAAGCCGGGAGTACGTTATGAGCAGACCATACAACGGGTGAAATATATCGTAGGACCGGGTGAGGACTTCCATACGAATTACAGTGATTTGGTTCCGTCCGTCTCTTTGGGAATGAAAATCGGCAAGACGCAGAATCTGCGTGCCGGTTATAATATGCGCATCTGGCGTCCGGGAATCTGGAGCCTGAATCCTTACTTTAACAATCAAGACCCGATGTCTATCAGTCAGGGAAATCCGGACTTGAAGAGTGAGAAAAGCCATGCTTTTGATATTGCGTACAGTAATTTCAGTGCCAAGTTCAATATAAACGTTTCGTTGCGCCATTCATTCGGGAATAACGGGATAGAGAGGGTGAGCCGCTTGATAACCAATGAGAACGGAGAAATCTTTGATGATAATCCGGAGCACATGGCGCCGGACGGGGCTATGTACAGCACTTATGACAATATCGGCAAGAATCGGGATACCGGTTTGTCCCTTTATCTGAACTGGAACGCTTCTTCTAAAACACGTATTTACGTGAACGGACGCGGAAGTTACAGGGACTTGAAAAGTGAGGCGCAAGGGTTGCACAATTATGGATGGAACGCTTCTTGCCACGGGGGTATCCAGCATACGTTGCCTTTGAAAATCCGTTTGAGCCTGAATGGGGGCGGGGGTACTCCGTATATCAGTTTGCAGGGAAAAGGTTCCGGCTATCAGTATTACGGCATTGGGTTGAACCGTTCATTCCTGAAGGATGACCGTCTCACGCTGAACCTATATTGCAACAATATTTTTGAGAAGTACAGGACGTATAACAGTCATACGAAAGGTGACAATTTTATATCAAAGAGTAGCGGGAAATATCCGAGCCGTTATGTTGGCTTCAGTATCAGCTACCGGATTGGAGAACTGAAAGCCAGCGTGAAGAAAGCTGCCCGGAGCATCAATAATGATGATGTGAAAGGTGGAGAAGGCGGTGGAAACGCCGGTGGCGGAGGTGGTCAGTAAGACCACCACCGCTCAACTTAGCCAGAAGGATGTAACGTGTCTTACGTCATATTTATCCAGTATGGCTAAGAATCTTTTATCTTCGAGACATTCTTTGTAGATATAGAACATTTCGTCATACTTCACCCAGCGCAAGTCGTAGTTGTATTTCAACGCAAGTTCTATATTTCGGAAGAAGTCAAGTTTCTCATTCATACGATATTTGATTTCTGCAAGAGTGATATAGGCCATAGCTGATTCGGAATCAATCTCTAAAGTTTCATAAATGGCTTCAAGCGCACTGGCGTATTTTTTATAGAAATTCCACATTTTAGCCTCCTCATTGCGGTATTTCACATTGTCAGGATGTGCTTTTATTAGCTTTGTGATTGCTTTTATATCGTGTTCTTCATTATGAAACATCATGTGGTCTATCTTGACCTTGAGAAATTCAGTAAACTCATTATCTTTATCATAAATTTTATTCAAGAGGTTTTCGCTTCTCTGATAATTTCCTAATAAAAGGTTTAGATGAATCTCTTTGAGTTGTATTGGGAGCAAGTCGGGGCCAAGGGTGGCAGTAGCTTTTTGTGCATATTCTAATGCCTTCTCAAATTCAAAACGGTCAAAATAATAGTTACTAATGAATGAATATCCATATGAAAATTGCGGGTATGAGTTAACCAGTAACTCTGCTTGTTCCATGAAGTGGCTGTCGTTTCCTCTATAGTAGCGCAATGCTTTGTCTACTTCTAATTGAAGCTGCTTGTATCCGTCAAAAGTGACAAGGTCTTCTTTAGAGAAATAATTCTTTACCAAAGAATCATACAAGGCCATATATTCTTTGACGGAAGAAGTTTTGGAGACTTCGTATATATAAGAAGTGTTGCAAAGCTCGTTCTCTTCCAGGCAGCGGTCTGAATGGATTACATTCGCGCTTTCGAGGGTGGTGCCGTTCTTTGCGAGACATTCTTTGATGATATTTGTCTTTTGCTCTACAATGATGTTATGTTTTACTTTTTCATCGGGACTGTCCGGCAGAGGAATACGGGTCAGGACAAAATGATAGGTCCTCTTGACTCCCAGCAGGTTGTTTTCCGGTGCGGAGAGCGAGTTCAGGACTTTACAGCAGCCTTTGATGTTTTCTTCGTTATTGGCTGCCAAAAAGACAACGTCGTCGGCAAGTAAGGACATCGTGATAGCGGACATTTCCGTGATTCCTGTCCTGGAGTCTATCAGTAAGAAATCGGGAGCCAGTTCCTCTTCTATCTGTTTCTTCAGGCTCAGAAAGAAATCAATGCCATAACTGTTTTCTGCATAGAATAAGTTCCACCAATTGATGCGTGCGAGTTTTTTCCAGTAATCACTTGAGTCAACATCCCCTGCCGCACATAAATGGATGGTATTTATTGCGTTGTTTAAATGAATGTCAACCATATAATCTGATATATGGCGGGGTTGTACATTCTCCACAGCATATGCATAAATATAATCCACCAATCCTTTGTAGATAGGCTGTTGAAGTTCCTTGGCATATTTGCTTTGCAATCCCGGAGCTTCCAAATCAAAGTCGAGGATACACACTTTCTTTCCAAATTCAGCCAAGCGATTGGCTACGTTGACTAACGCCAATGTCCGTCCGACTCCTCCTTTGTAGGAATAAAAAGTAAATGTTTTCATAACTCTTATATGATTAGCATGAGTGAAGCTCTTTCTTTGGCAATACGGGTGGCTCTGGCTGATTCTTCCGTCTGTTTGAATGGAGCCGGCATCTGGCTGGAGTCATTAAACTGAAAGTTCAATTCGCATTTTTTTGCGAGTACCCGTATGATTTGTACGACTCTCTCAAATTTAACTTTACCGTATTCTTGTTGTTCATAACGTTGGATTTGTTGTTCCGGCACTCCTATTTTGTCTGCCAGTTCCTTTTGGGTGTATCCGGAAGCTATACGCAAGGCTATGATAGATTTAGGAAGGTTTTCGTTCGTAAAAGACAGGTGTTGCCGGTTTCTTAACTTCTCGAATTCTTCGATTTCCGAACTCAAGTCTTTCAACCGGCAGCAGTATGCTGCTTTTTGCATACGGTCGGTCAGTTCTTCTCCTTTTATCTGATACAAGGCATCCAGCAACTCTTCCATTTCCTGTTTGGCGCGTGTCAGTTGGCTTTCGTTCTTAATCATATCTTAGTTCAGATTTATTTTTATTATTCCCTTTTTCTTCCTCTTTGCTCCTTTTCTTCCTTGAAAGAAATCCAGATAGGAGATATTCAAGCCTGCATAAAGGCTGTAAAAGAATAGCTCTCCTTTGAATTTTTGTTTTTGCGTTTCCCGCAGTTTATAATCGTCAGTGAGGAGCAGGCAAGGTTCTTGGCTTTTTAGTGTCTTAAGAGATTGTGTGCTTCCTTTGAAACAGGCATCCCAGTCGTCGGGTTCCAATTTGTCGGTGACGAAGCTACCGTCGATATAGATAGCTTCGCAACCACAAATTTTTAGTATATTTATAACTTGGAGTAAGCCTTCCAGCAGTTCTTTACGTTTGGGGCTGAATCCGAAAGTTGTTTCAAATTCTTCCCAACTGAGCGTGTGAATTCCTTCGGGCAAATACCCTTCTTTATTAAATTCCATAATAACACATCATTTCTGTTGTGCAAATATAGAAAAAATACCTGGATATTGAAGGATGGATAGTTTTATTTCCGTCTTACATTTATTTTTGTTTCACATCCTGTTTGTTGGTATTAAAACCCAGCTTCGTCAGTCCCGCCTGTACGTCGGGGTGGCTCATGAAGAGGTTCCATAACAAGCCTGTGCGGTAGTTCTCAATCATGACGGCGATAGGGCCCTGGTCGATGGCGAGGTAGCGTTGCGGATACCAGTTGTCCGTTTCGCTGAAAGCGTCGTAGAATCCGAAGGGGCCGAAAACTTTGTCGCCCATATTATAGAGGTGGCGCATCACTTGCATGGAGTATTCCGGCGTGTAGGCGATGGATGAGAGGGCGGCGGTAGGAGAGATGACACCCTTGTCGTCCTGCTCGTTGGGTGAGTGGGCGGCATATCCGTCTACGGAGTAACTGGCAGTCAGTCCCCAGCAATCGGGGCCGAACCCTTTGTAATGTTTGGGGTTGCGGATGCAATAGGCACGGTTTACTAACGTCAGGTTGCGCATTTCGTAGAAATAACTGGGGCAATATTCATCTTTCAGTCCCACAGGGTCGAGTCCGAGGAAAGAATATTGTGCCCAGAAAAGCGGTCCGGCTTCCGTCCCCTGGTAGCGGAGATGAAGTTCGATTCCTTCTACCTTATGCGGGGAGATGATGGCACCGTTCTGCGCCCATCCGTCATGGTAGACGGCGGCGGGTACTCCGTGCGTTGGCGAAGCGGCGGCAAGGATATACATAATCATGCATTCGTTGTAACCGTGTACGGGAAAATTCATTTCCCAGCCGTAGGTAGGGCTCCAGTGCCAGTAAAGGACGTTTTGTCCGCCTTTCCGGTACCAGTCCCAGTCAACATCGCGCCAGATTTGGTCGATGCGCTGGGCGAGCGCTTTTTCTTTCTCGTTGCCGTTTACGTAATATTGGTGCACGGCGAGAAGTCCCTGGATAAGGAAAGCTGTTTCCACCAGGTCACCGCCGTTGTCTTTCTGTCCGAAAGGTTTCACCTTTCCCGTGTCGCCATACCACCAGTGAGGGTACGCTCCGTGAAAGCGGTCGGCTTTCTCAAGGAAGGATACGATACGCTCCATGCGTGCCAGTCCCTCTTCACGGGTGACATAGCCGCGGTCTATTCCGGCAAGGATAGCCATGATGCCGAAGCCGCTGCCGCCGGAAGTGACGACGTTGGCGTCGTCCTGCGGATATACGCCGTCTACATGATAGCGTTCGGGGGCAAGACCGCTGTTCGGTTCCGCACCTTCCCAAAAGTAGAGGAAGGTCCGTCGCTGGACGGTATCCATCAGGGCATCATCCGACAGTGAGTCGGTGACGGCGGAAAGGTTGTCGCTTTTGCTTTTCCCCTTACAGTTCTGGAAGGTCAGGGCTACAGCGGACAGGAACAGCAGCATGAGAGGGAGTGCGCTCATTTCTGCGAGTCTTTTATATTTATTGTTCATAATCAAGGTGATAATTTATTAGATTAGGCACGGTAATCCGTGCCTAAGAGTTTAGTTCAACGTAAATTTCGCCGTTTTCACATCCCGGCTGTTCGTCCCAATCATCACTTCAAAGTCACCCGGTTCGGCCACCAGTTGAAGGTCATAGTTATAATATCTCAGCATTTCCGGAGCAATCTTGAAGCGGACAATCTTCATTTCTCCCGGTTCAAGGAATATCTTCTGGAAACCTTTCAGCTCTTTCACGGGGCGGGTGCTGCTGCCTACTACGTCACGGATATAGAGTTGCACGACTTCCGAGCCGGGCCATGTGCCGGTATTGGTCACTTCCACTGCTGCGGTCAGTGAACCGTTCATGTCCATGCTGGAGTGGCTGAGGTCAATGTCACTGTAGGAGAAAGTGGTATAAGAAAGCCCGTAGCCGAACGGATAAAGCGGGTCATTGTCCACATCCAGGTAGTTGCTGCGGAACTTCTCGAACCATTTGCCTTCTTTCAACGGGCGTCCGGTATTCTTATGCGCATAGTAAAGAGGTATCTGACCGACGTTCTTCGGGAAAGTCATTGTCAGTTTGCCACCCGGATTGACATAGCCGAAGAGGGCGTCGCCGATGGCATAAGCTGCTTCACTGCCGCCGAACCATACATTCAGGATGGCGGGCACGTGTTCCTGTTCCCAGTTCAGTGTAAGCGGGCGGCCGGTGAACAGTACAAGCACTACCGGTTTCCCTGTCTTTACTAATTCTTTCAGCAGGTTTTGCTGCACGTCAGGGATATTCAAGTCCGTACGGCTGCTGCTTTCACCGCTCATCTCAGAGGATTCTCCAAGGGCTGCGATGATAATGTCCGACCGGCGGGCTACGTTGAGCGCTTCGTCCAGCAATTGCTGGTCGGTGCGATTGTCACGGCTCAGTGAACGGCCGAACATTGTGGCACGTTCTTCGTAGGCGGCATCACTAATCAGGTTGCTGCCTTTGGCGTACATGATATTCGCTTTTCCGGCAGTCATCTCTTTCAGTCCCTCTACTAATGAAGGACAGCGGTCGAGCACAGCAGCTACGCTCCAAGTACCCGGCATATTGCTGCGGCTGTTTGCCAGCGGGCCGATAACGGCGATATTTCCTTTGGGATTGAAAGGCAGTAGCGGATTTCCGTTCGGGTTCCCGTCGGGGCTGTCGTTTTTCAAGAGAACGAAACTTTCGGCGGCTATTCTGCGGGCTGCGTCACGGTGCGCTTTCGTAAATATGTCGCGTGTCGGACGTTTCGGGTCGCAATATTTATAAGGATTGTCAAACAACCCGAGCTTGTATTTCGCTTCCAGGATGCGGCGGCAGGCGGTATTCAGCGTTTCCATAGAAACCTTGCCTTCCTGGACGGATTTCTTCAGCGTGCCTACAAAGCCTTCGCTGACCATATCCATGTCCACTCCGGCATTGATGGCACGGGCGGATACTGTCTGAAGGTCGCCGATGCCATGGTCTATCATTTCGGAGATTCCCGTATAGTCGGTTACAACGAAGCCGTTGAATCCCCATTGTCCGCGCAGGATGTCCGTCATCAGCCATTTGTTGGCGGTGGCAGGTATTCCGTCCACTTCGTTGAACGATGCCATCACGCTGCCTACACCGGCTTCGACGGCTGCTTCATAAGGTAGCATATAGTCGTTGAACATCCGTTGGCGGCTCATATCCACGGTGTTGTAGTCACGTCCCGCTTCGCTTGCCCCGTATAGGGCAAAGTGCTTCACGCACGCCATGATTTCGTCGTTGCGTTGCATGTTCTTTCCCTGATAGCCGCGTACCATTGCTTCGGCAATCATGGCGCCGAGGAACGGGTCTTCACCGTTCCCCTCGGACACACGTCCCCAGCGGGGGTCGCGCGAGATGTCCACCATCGGGCTGAATGTCCATGAGATTCCGTCGGCACTGGCTTCTACGGCTGCGATGCGGGCAGACTCTTCGATGGCTGCCATATCCCAGGTGCACGACAGGCCGAGCGGGATGGGGAACATCGTCTCATATCCGTGGATGACGTCCATGCCAAACAGTAACGGAATACCCAGGCGGGATTGTTCGACCGCCTGTTTCTGTACTTCGCGTATCTTCTCCACTCCTTTCAGGTTGAACAGTCCGCCTACTTCGCCTTTCTTGATTTTGGCGGCAATATCGCTGCTCTTGGCTTGTCCGGTGGTAATCTCTCCGGTGACGGGAAGGTTTAACTGCCCTATCTTTTCTTCCAATGTCATTCTTCTCATCAGGGCATCGATGAAGCGGTTCATGTCCTGTGGCGACTTTTGTGCCGCCACGTTCAGGAATCCTGCCAAAAGTAACAGAATGACGGAACTTAGTTTCTTATTTATCATATTATTATACTTGTTTTATTGATAATCCGGATTTTGTACCAGCACTCCTTTGGACTTGTCTATCTCGGTCTGAGGCAATGGAAGCAAGGCGTTCTTGTCCTGATAATTCTTGCCGGCTGCCTGCAATACTTGTTTGGCAATGCCCCAGCGGACCAGGTCGTAGAAACGGTCGAACTCAAGCCCCAGTTCCACGCGGCGTTCATGGCGGATGGCTTCACGCAGTTCGCCTTGGTCGGTAGTGGTTACTTTGGGCAATATGTTGCTATTCGTACCTCTAGCACGTTCACGTACCTGTTCGAGGTAGTCTACCGCTTCGCCGGGGATGCCTTTTTCATTGGCGGATTCGGCTCCCATCAGCAATACGTCCGCATAGCGGATGAGGCGGATATTTACCCAATAGCCTTTGTTGGTGTATTCCTTACGCAGGGCTGGGTCGGTGTAGGCTTTTTTATTGAAATAGGCTCCCATAGCCGGAGAAACCGGAGATTCGCCGTAAGGCTCGTTGGTATTCTCGGGGGTAATCGGCTCGTCGTCCGAGTGACGGAAGTAGAGCAGGGTGGCGTTTTTACGCGGGTCGCCCTGTTCGTAGGCTTGTGCCATATATTCTGTCGCCATGTGCCATCCCCATCCCAAGTCCCATTGACCTGCTCCGCGCACACCTTGCACTTCGCAGAACTGGCTGCCGATAACATCGCTTTGGGGGAGAGCGGCGGTGGCGGTACATTGCAGTTCGAATACAGAACCGCCGTTGTTTTCGCCTTCGTCCGTAAATATCTCGTTGTACGGGGTTTTCAGGTTATAAAGCCCTTTTTTAATGACGTCGGTAGAGGCTGTGTACATATTGTTCCAGTCGTTGCGCATCATATAGGTACGTGCGTGCAGCGAACGTGCGGCTCCCCAGGTGAGGCGTCCGAGGTATTCGGTGCTCCATGTTTCCGGTAGTGACTCCTCGGCGGTTTTCAGGTCGGTGTCAATCTGCTCGTAGATTTTCTCGACGGTTGTTTTCGGAATATTGGCTTCCGAAGCGTCATTGATTTTGTAGGTCACGAGGGGGACTTCGCCGAAAGCTCTTACCAGATTGAAGTAGCAGTAGGCACGGAAGAAAGAGGCTTCGCCTTTGTTGATGATATCTTCGGCTTCGGTTTGTCCGGCTGTCTCTTTATCTGCGATGGATTCGAGAATGTCATTGCACTGGTAGATGATGGCATAATTCTGTCCCCAGTAGGCACCCAGCAAACCGTTGTTGGCGGTATATAGGAAGTCGTCGTACATTTCCGCTACGTCGGAACCGTCGCTGGCTATACTTCCCTTTTCCGAGTCTTCGGAACGGAAGCAGTGGATGGCAAATGCGGGAGGACCGGCGGTGATGTTGTAATTACGCATCATCGTGTAGACATTGTAAATCTTACCGTTGACGAGCGCATTGGGGTTGTCGTCTTCGGTGAACTGTCCTTGCGGACTGCGGTCGAGAAAGTCGCTGCAACTGCCCAGAAAGAGCGTGGCGGCGGCAATAAGGGCTGAAAATATATATTTATCCAGTTTCATATGAGTATAGTTTTAGAATGTTAAGTTGATTCCGAATGTATAAACTGCCGGTACAGGGTAACTGCCGTTGTCTACTCCGAATGCGGTAGCGGTACCGCCCAGTTCGGGGGTATAGCCGGTGTTATGCTTCCACGTCTTCAGGTTCTGTATGTTGACATATACTTTGAGGGCTTGCAGGCGGATTTTCGCGAGCAGGCTTTTGTCGAATGCATAAGCAAGTTGCACATTGCGGATGCGGAAGAAACGGCCGCTTTCGATGTAATAATCCGAATTCAGCGTGTTGATGGAATGTTTGGAGTTCAGCAATGGCTGGCTGTCGGAAGTCCCTTCGCCGTGCCAGCGTCCCAAGCGTTGCTCCATGTAGTTGAACTGGGCAAAGTTGTAGTTGTCCCACGTGCGGAAAATCTGGTTTCCGCCTTGCCCCATCATGTCGATATCCAACGACCAGTTGCGGTAGTTCACTCCGAGAGAGAAACCGTAAGTTACTTTCGGGGTCGGGTTACCTATCATGGTACGGTCTTCCGGGGTAATCTTGCCGTCACCGTTGACATCTGCGAATTTTAAATCACCGGGGGTGACAGTGGCAAGCGTATTCTCCGGAGATGAGTTGATGTCGGCTTGCGACTGGTAAACACCCGCTACCTTATATCCGTAGAAATAGCCGATAGGATAACCTGCCATTGTATAGCTCTGCTGCTTGTCTCCGGCAATGATGGAATATCCTTCCTGGACAAGGCTTTTCACTTCGTTCTTGATAGTGGTCAGGTTGGCGCTGACGGTATATCCCCATTCGCCTATCTGGTCGCGCCAGGTTACTGCCATTTCCACACCTTTGTTCTGAATCTGTCCTAGGTTGCCGATGCCCGGAACTGTTCCGGAGATACCGGGAACCTCTGCCAACAGGTCTTTTGTGTTTTTCTTGTAATAAACACCTTCGAAATGCAGGCGGTTGCGGAGCAGGTTAGTCTCAAATCCGGCTTCCCAGGCTTCTACCTTTTCCCAACGGAGATTCGGGTTGGGCAGATATGCCAGCTGGTATCCCGGATAGATGATGGAAGGCTTGCCGAATACGGCAGAGTAAGCGTTGCTCAACAACGGTTCGGCAGGATAGGCCCTGTCCAGGTTCTGGTTTCCCAGTGTACCGTAAGATGCCTTAATTTTCAACATGTCCAGCCACTTGATGTCTTTCATGAATTCTTCTTCGCTTATCAGCCAGCCGCCGCCTAATGAGAAGAAGTTCTGCCATTCGTTGCCCGTATAGGAGAATGCTGAAGAACCATCGCGGCGGAATGAACCGTTGAACAGGTATTTGCCTTTATAATTGTAAATGACACGTGCGAGCATGGACAATGTGCTGCGTTCCCATTGCGTACTTCCGTTGGTGGCAGTGGCGGCATCTCCGATGCTGACAAACCACTTGTCGGGGTTGTTCGGTATCATCAGCCCTACTCCCTGCTTGCGTGCTCCGTCGAGCCGGCTCAGTGAGTTGTAATAGGTAGTGAAGCCTGCGGTAGCAGTCAGGTTATGATTGCCGTTGTCGAAGCTGTTGGTATATGTCAGTACGTAGTCGCTCTGTACTTTCGTTTCATTTTCTTTGAATTGGCTGACTTCCGTCTTTCCTGTTCCCAAAGTGGCGATGTCACCATTGACGGTAGAGTCGTATACTTTGACAATAGGGGTGTAGGTACGTCCGTTGTTGGATGCATAGTCCATGGAGAAGGTAGCTCTGAATTTGAAATGTTTCAGGAAATCCACTTCACCGTAGATATTGCCCGATGCGCGGTAGTTTTCGGCTTTGGTAGTGTTCGCCTTCAAATCTACGTCCACCATCGGGTTGTTGATTTGTGCCTTTTGGAATTCGGGCAGGGCGGTGTATAGTCCATATTCATTATTGTATACGGGAGCGATAGGAGTGGCACGAAGTGCGTTCAATACCTGTTTGGAATCGGCAGGAAGCATACGTGCACCGTTGAACTGGAAACCGACTTTCAGGAAATCCGTGATTTTATAATCATTGCTGGCATTGATGGTCACCTTGCTGAATTTCTCATGCTCGATGTTGCCTTGCTCGTAAGAGTAGCCTACGCCCAGGTAGAAACTATGTTTGGGCGAAGCTCCTGTGATGCTGATATTGTTGTTGGTGATAAAAGCGTTTTGGAAAATCTCGTCCTGCCAGTTGGTGTTTGCATCCCATCCGGTGTAATCGAACGGAGCATCTCCCTGGTTGGCGAGTTGTTCGCTATACAGTTCCTTGAATTGCTCGCCATTCACCATTTTCACCTTATCTACTACTTTCTTGAATCCGAAGGACGTGTTTATGTTCACTAATGTCTGTCCTTCTTTCGCTTTTTTGGTGGTGATGATGATAACGCCGTTCGCACCGCGTACACCGAAGATGGCGAGGGATGACGGGTCTTTCAGAATCTCCATGGATTCGATGTCTTCGGGGTTGAGGAAGTTGATGTTGTCGTTGAACAGTCCGTCAACGATGTAGAGGGGTTTGTATCCGTTGATGGAGTTTGTCCCGCGGATACGGATTTCCGGGTCGGCACCGGCACGTCCCGAGTTTACGATTTGCACGCCTGCCACCTTGCCTTGCAGGGAGGAAAGCGGGTTCATCGCCGGCTTGTTGGCCAGTTCTTCCCCTTTGATGTTGGTGATGGAACCCGTCAAGTCTCTTTTCTTCGCACTACCGTATCCGATAACCACTGTTTCGGCAAGTACTTGCGAATCTTCTTTCAGGGTGACGT contains:
- the bglX gene encoding beta-glucosidase BglX is translated as MINKKLSSVILLLLAGFLNVAAQKSPQDMNRFIDALMRRMTLEEKIGQLNLPVTGEITTGQAKSSDIAAKIKKGEVGGLFNLKGVEKIREVQKQAVEQSRLGIPLLFGMDVIHGYETMFPIPLGLSCTWDMAAIEESARIAAVEASADGISWTFSPMVDISRDPRWGRVSEGNGEDPFLGAMIAEAMVRGYQGKNMQRNDEIMACVKHFALYGASEAGRDYNTVDMSRQRMFNDYMLPYEAAVEAGVGSVMASFNEVDGIPATANKWLMTDILRGQWGFNGFVVTDYTGISEMIDHGIGDLQTVSARAINAGVDMDMVSEGFVGTLKKSVQEGKVSMETLNTACRRILEAKYKLGLFDNPYKYCDPKRPTRDIFTKAHRDAARRIAAESFVLLKNDSPDGNPNGNPLLPFNPKGNIAVIGPLANSRSNMPGTWSVAAVLDRCPSLVEGLKEMTAGKANIMYAKGSNLISDAAYEERATMFGRSLSRDNRTDQQLLDEALNVARRSDIIIAALGESSEMSGESSSRTDLNIPDVQQNLLKELVKTGKPVVLVLFTGRPLTLNWEQEHVPAILNVWFGGSEAAYAIGDALFGYVNPGGKLTMTFPKNVGQIPLYYAHKNTGRPLKEGKWFEKFRSNYLDVDNDPLYPFGYGLSYTTFSYSDIDLSHSSMDMNGSLTAAVEVTNTGTWPGSEVVQLYIRDVVGSSTRPVKELKGFQKIFLEPGEMKIVRFKIAPEMLRYYNYDLQLVAEPGDFEVMIGTNSRDVKTAKFTLN
- a CDS encoding RagB/SusD family nutrient uptake outer membrane protein is translated as MKLDKYIFSALIAAATLFLGSCSDFLDRSPQGQFTEDDNPNALVNGKIYNVYTMMRNYNITAGPPAFAIHCFRSEDSEKGSIASDGSDVAEMYDDFLYTANNGLLGAYWGQNYAIIYQCNDILESIADKETAGQTEAEDIINKGEASFFRAYCYFNLVRAFGEVPLVTYKINDASEANIPKTTVEKIYEQIDTDLKTAEESLPETWSTEYLGRLTWGAARSLHARTYMMRNDWNNMYTASTDVIKKGLYNLKTPYNEIFTDEGENNGGSVFELQCTATAALPQSDVIGSQFCEVQGVRGAGQWDLGWGWHMATEYMAQAYEQGDPRKNATLLYFRHSDDEPITPENTNEPYGESPVSPAMGAYFNKKAYTDPALRKEYTNKGYWVNIRLIRYADVLLMGAESANEKGIPGEAVDYLEQVRERARGTNSNILPKVTTTDQGELREAIRHERRVELGLEFDRFYDLVRWGIAKQVLQAAGKNYQDKNALLPLPQTEIDKSKGVLVQNPDYQ
- a CDS encoding SusC/RagA family TonB-linked outer membrane protein; this translates as MEKFNAMRTRLLQHLQKKAIRSRSIMTLVCLLLATTSAFAQTKTVTGTVTDAANEPLIGASILVQGTSTGTITDMDGKYSISVTPDDVLVFSYVGMTSQSVKVGTQTVINVTLKEDSQVLAETVVIGYGSAKKRDLTGSITNIKGEELANKPAMNPLSSLQGKVAGVQIVNSGRAGADPEIRIRGTNSINGYKPLYIVDGLFNDNINFLNPEDIESMEILKDPSSLAIFGVRGANGVIIITTKKAKEGQTLVNINTSFGFKKVVDKVKMVNGEQFKELYSEQLANQGDAPFDYTGWDANTNWQDEIFQNAFITNNNISITGASPKHSFYLGVGYSYEQGNIEHEKFSKVTINASNDYKITDFLKVGFQFNGARMLPADSKQVLNALRATPIAPVYNNEYGLYTALPEFQKAQINNPMVDVDLKANTTKAENYRASGNIYGEVDFLKHFKFRATFSMDYASNNGRTYTPIVKVYDSTVNGDIATLGTGKTEVSQFKENETKVQSDYVLTYTNSFDNGNHNLTATAGFTTYYNSLSRLDGARKQGVGLMIPNNPDKWFVSIGDAATATNGSTQWERSTLSMLARVIYNYKGKYLFNGSFRRDGSSAFSYTGNEWQNFFSLGGGWLISEEEFMKDIKWLDMLKIKASYGTLGNQNLDRAYPAEPLLSNAYSAVFGKPSIIYPGYQLAYLPNPNLRWEKVEAWEAGFETNLLRNRLHFEGVYYKKNTKDLLAEVPGISGTVPGIGNLGQIQNKGVEMAVTWRDQIGEWGYTVSANLTTIKNEVKSLVQEGYSIIAGDKQQSYTMAGYPIGYFYGYKVAGVYQSQADINSSPENTLATVTPGDLKFADVNGDGKITPEDRTMIGNPTPKVTYGFSLGVNYRNWSLDIDMMGQGGNQIFRTWDNYNFAQFNYMEQRLGRWHGEGTSDSQPLLNSKHSINTLNSDYYIESGRFFRIRNVQLAYAFDKSLLAKIRLQALKVYVNIQNLKTWKHNTGYTPELGGTATAFGVDNGSYPVPAVYTFGINLTF